One genomic segment of Catalinimonas alkaloidigena includes these proteins:
- a CDS encoding sulfatase, with translation MMKNIKKRGVNTRQSLCFVCLLLLGSMAYGQASKPNIIYIISDDQAWSDYSFMGHPFIETPNIDKLAHDGLTFTRGYSTAPLCSPSLASIITGLYPHQHGITGNDPTFTSDKKQYSKGWQVERSKHYKAYLDEFQKHPTVPALLKENGYLSFQSGKWWGGHWKEGGFTHGMTHGDPAKGGRHGDEGLKIGREGMQPIFDFMDLAKNQDKPFFLWYAPFLPHSPHNPPDFLLQKYLPQAPTESVAAYWAMCEWLDITVGQLLDRIEEEGLTENTMVVYVTDNGWIQDPHVANKYAPGSKQAPQDMGIRTPIIFKWPAKITAKMDTSTLVSSIDMAVTSLVAAGLDPLPEMQGINVMDTKALQARDKVFSLDYSHDMIHVDKPEKSLESRMIITNPWKLIVPDVANLQDKEVQLYNVFKDPYEKENLAAKHPEVVKELRKELDKWWNQDL, from the coding sequence ATGATGAAAAACATAAAAAAAAGAGGCGTAAATACCAGACAATCCTTATGCTTTGTCTGCCTTCTTCTGTTAGGATCAATGGCATACGGACAGGCATCAAAGCCCAACATCATCTATATCATTTCAGATGATCAGGCTTGGAGTGATTACAGTTTTATGGGTCATCCCTTTATAGAGACTCCCAATATTGATAAACTGGCTCATGATGGCTTGACGTTTACCCGTGGGTATTCTACTGCGCCTTTGTGCAGTCCTTCGCTGGCCTCTATTATAACAGGCTTATACCCACATCAGCATGGGATTACAGGAAATGATCCCACATTTACTTCTGATAAGAAGCAATATAGTAAGGGATGGCAGGTGGAAAGGTCAAAGCACTATAAAGCATATCTGGATGAGTTTCAAAAACACCCCACAGTTCCCGCCTTATTGAAAGAAAACGGGTACCTTTCCTTTCAATCGGGAAAATGGTGGGGTGGCCATTGGAAGGAAGGAGGCTTTACCCATGGCATGACACACGGAGATCCAGCGAAAGGAGGGCGTCATGGGGACGAAGGTTTGAAAATTGGGAGGGAAGGAATGCAGCCGATCTTTGATTTTATGGATTTGGCAAAAAATCAGGATAAACCATTTTTTCTGTGGTATGCTCCTTTTTTACCCCATTCTCCACACAATCCGCCTGACTTCTTATTGCAAAAGTATTTACCACAGGCACCTACAGAATCTGTTGCTGCATATTGGGCAATGTGCGAGTGGCTGGACATTACCGTCGGACAGCTATTGGATCGGATAGAAGAAGAAGGTTTGACCGAAAATACGATGGTGGTGTATGTCACTGATAACGGGTGGATTCAGGACCCCCATGTTGCCAACAAGTATGCACCGGGCTCTAAGCAGGCCCCACAAGACATGGGGATCAGAACGCCAATCATATTCAAATGGCCGGCTAAGATTACTGCCAAAATGGATACAAGCACCCTGGTCAGTAGTATTGATATGGCGGTGACCAGCCTGGTAGCTGCCGGATTGGACCCTCTGCCGGAAATGCAGGGAATTAATGTGATGGATACCAAAGCATTGCAGGCCAGGGACAAGGTTTTTAGTCTGGATTATTCGCATGATATGATCCATGTTGACAAACCGGAGAAAAGCCTTGAAAGCCGGATGATTATTACAAACCCATGGAAACTGATAGTACCGGATGTTGCCAATTTGCAGGACAAAGAAGTGCAATTATATAATGTCTTCAAAGATCCCTACGAGAAGGAAAATTTAGCGGCTAAACATCCGGAGGTTGTCAAAGAATTAAGAAAAGAACTGGATAAATGGTGGAATCAGGATTTGTGA
- a CDS encoding RagB/SusD family nutrient uptake outer membrane protein produces the protein MGILSSGTYHHNGITRTNKLLNEIDRPGISWSKESYKHRSKGEALFLRALYYFNLVRQFGGVPLVLQPITSQEAVNIKRSSETEIYESIINDLKEASISFSMAKDVEENGRANEQAANALLGKVYLTLHRYDEAEAALNLVIQSGKYHLLPDYADLFDPSNKDYEETIFAIQYSENNRELSNRFIFMFAPWSSGGEITNRPNVNMISAGWNQPTEDLINAFEPGDLRKDVSIKFWNGEDWDGEVRDLPYCGKYKAPLAAPDDRSGDNFPVIRYSDVLLMYAEVLNALGRTGEAIPYVEQVRARAGLTDPLEDYSASALENLIARERQVEFCFENQRWYDLKRTEKAVEVMSAHGIRENERKPFLYNNAYEIDPHKLLAPIPAEQVLINKLEQNPGY, from the coding sequence GTGGGTATTCTGAGTTCTGGGACTTATCATCACAATGGTATTACCCGCACTAACAAACTGCTGAATGAGATTGACAGACCCGGAATAAGCTGGTCAAAAGAGTCCTATAAACATCGTTCTAAAGGAGAGGCTTTATTTCTGAGGGCATTGTATTATTTTAACTTGGTAAGGCAGTTTGGAGGAGTGCCACTGGTACTTCAGCCCATTACCTCTCAAGAAGCCGTCAATATCAAACGGTCAAGCGAAACAGAAATTTATGAAAGTATTATCAACGACCTGAAAGAAGCCTCAATCAGCTTTTCTATGGCTAAGGATGTAGAAGAAAACGGAAGAGCCAACGAACAGGCAGCAAACGCCCTGTTGGGCAAAGTTTATTTAACTCTGCATCGGTACGATGAAGCAGAAGCTGCATTGAACCTGGTGATTCAATCAGGTAAGTATCATCTCCTGCCTGATTATGCTGACCTCTTTGATCCGTCCAATAAAGATTATGAAGAAACAATTTTTGCCATTCAGTACTCAGAAAATAATCGTGAGCTCAGCAATCGTTTTATCTTCATGTTTGCCCCCTGGAGTTCGGGTGGTGAAATTACCAATCGCCCGAATGTTAATATGATATCAGCAGGATGGAACCAGCCCACAGAAGATTTAATCAATGCTTTTGAGCCTGGGGATTTGAGAAAAGATGTTTCTATTAAATTTTGGAATGGAGAGGACTGGGACGGAGAAGTCCGGGATTTGCCCTACTGCGGGAAATATAAAGCCCCTTTAGCCGCCCCAGATGACCGTTCAGGGGATAATTTTCCGGTAATACGTTATTCAGATGTGTTGCTGATGTACGCTGAAGTATTGAATGCGTTAGGACGTACCGGCGAGGCCATACCCTATGTAGAACAGGTAAGGGCCAGAGCAGGCCTCACTGATCCATTAGAAGATTACAGTGCTTCCGCACTGGAAAATCTTATCGCCAGGGAAAGACAGGTAGAGTTTTGCTTTGAAAACCAGCGCTGGTATGATCTGAAAAGAACCGAGAAAGCCGTTGAAGTGATGTCAGCACATGGTATTCGTGAAAATGAAAGAAAACCTTTTCTTTATAATAATGCCTATGAGATAGATCCCCATAAACTTCTGGCTCCTATTCCAGCTGAACAAGTTCTAATCAACAAGCTTGAGCAAAATCCGGGATACTGA
- a CDS encoding helix-turn-helix transcriptional regulator encodes MSLNINSTEERFIQKVREVMEEHMTDFSFGVEAFGEALNMSKMQLYRKLKALTDYTPSEFIRTMRMKRAAELLEKGAGNIGEIAYMVGYQDHAYFTRNFHKYYGVTPSEYIISHEKQ; translated from the coding sequence ATGTCTTTGAATATCAACTCAACAGAAGAAAGGTTTATTCAAAAAGTAAGAGAAGTCATGGAAGAGCATATGACAGACTTTTCTTTTGGTGTAGAAGCATTTGGAGAAGCTCTGAATATGAGCAAGATGCAGCTCTACAGGAAATTGAAGGCTCTCACTGACTATACTCCCTCAGAATTCATCAGAACCATGCGGATGAAAAGAGCAGCTGAATTACTGGAGAAAGGAGCAGGGAACATAGGAGAAATCGCTTATATGGTAGGGTATCAGGATCATGCCTACTTTACAAGAAATTTCCATAAATATTATGGAGTGACTCCTTCAGAATATATAATCAGTCATGAGAAACAGTAA
- a CDS encoding hybrid sensor histidine kinase/response regulator, which produces MKSRIAPITISLLLFYLHPCTCHAQNEDFHFEQLSERQGLSNNNVWSIIQDSEGFMWFGTLDGLNKYDGYSFTVLKPDPEDPENTLHHNIISDIHEDREGRLWVTTFGGGFHQIDKSTGKVTRFEIRANYTGFWNTLGSIYEDKEGFLWISAVGGVARFDPISHQFMLYPHPARHGMNLTSIEDEKGRFWAGHERGVYLLDRKTGEYMPFLLDSTLAQQPGVWSLYIDKKGILWAGTNGEGLFCLDTQQEPTRFARFDPEGLINKTFFWSFNGIYEDLQGYLWISTFEGLQRINKETQEVFTFPYDPMKPGSISHERVKTVYQDRTGAFWIGTENGVNVAHAKKFLTYQITPTLPSVWLKENEIGSLVEDHTGMIWLTNSLFSINKELYQFDPETGQAKHFPTYLSHSSERAAGNVLSVYEDREKRLWVGTSEALLLLDRNTKKFTQYLTDITVQCIDEDTSGMLWLGGNMGISSFDPESSHFEYYLFDINDSASLAPQSNSVIHSFDVIDLIVSSTGEIWIGYLGAGVDRFNSQTGTFTHYLPDSDSPKGKLNDRDLRALYEDKDGIIWIGTMLGGLNRFDPLTNSFDYYTEHDGLPNNHIASIISDNNGNLWLGTNQGISRFNPQTKEFRNYDITDGLPANHFQGGDAYRCNDKLMFGSLNGFTIFYPDSIKSNTKEPPVYITNFQVMEEEREVPSHSINLPYDENFISFDFVALNYDAPEKNQYAYMLEGLDKDWVHSDTRRFASYTDLDPGEYTFRVRASNNDGIWNEEGTFLQVIILPPWWQTGWAYALYTILGLGLLYSLRQYTVKRERLKHELNIQRLEAEKMHEIDRMKSRFFANISHEFRTPLTLILGPLDKLLTEADESRKELYQMMGRNAARLLNLINQLLDLAKLEAGSLELNLQPYALLPFLKGIVLSFSSLAERKNIKYNFQYPLENPVLYIDADKLEKVITNLLSNAFKFTPTGGEVLFSAFLKQEEGKTKNCLLEIQVKDSGMGITEAQQSRIFNRYYQADTTKEEGSGIGLSLVSELVNLHQGNISVESEPDNGSCFYVTIPLEKADFEEVQIHEHEEPISKKISEDTLPLQTTEDIVEAPHILLVEDNEDVRSFIKYILQDMYQVSWAGDGQEGLQKAIEYIPDLILSDVMMPQMDGITLCEKLRQEEKTSHIPIIMLTAKASGGDKIEGLKTGADDYIIKPFQAEELLIRIENLITSRQQLREQLADRLAWSPCL; this is translated from the coding sequence ATGAAATCCAGGATTGCCCCGATAACAATTTCGTTACTCTTATTTTACCTTCATCCCTGCACTTGTCATGCACAAAATGAAGACTTTCACTTTGAGCAACTAAGCGAGCGCCAAGGGCTTTCCAACAATAATGTTTGGAGTATTATCCAGGACAGTGAAGGCTTTATGTGGTTCGGTACGCTGGATGGATTAAACAAATATGACGGGTATAGTTTTACTGTGCTAAAACCGGATCCGGAGGATCCGGAAAACACATTACATCATAACATCATTTCTGATATCCATGAGGACCGAGAAGGAAGATTATGGGTGACTACGTTTGGAGGTGGGTTCCACCAGATAGACAAATCTACCGGTAAGGTTACCCGCTTTGAAATCAGGGCTAATTATACCGGCTTTTGGAACACTTTAGGTTCCATTTATGAAGATAAAGAAGGTTTTCTGTGGATTAGTGCCGTTGGAGGGGTAGCTCGTTTTGATCCAATCAGCCATCAATTTATGCTCTACCCTCATCCAGCCAGACATGGGATGAACCTGACTTCAATTGAAGACGAAAAGGGCCGGTTTTGGGCGGGTCATGAAAGAGGAGTTTATTTGTTAGATCGGAAAACTGGCGAATACATGCCCTTTTTACTGGATAGCACGTTAGCTCAACAGCCCGGAGTGTGGTCCCTTTACATTGATAAGAAAGGTATACTATGGGCTGGAACAAATGGTGAAGGCCTGTTTTGCTTAGATACTCAGCAAGAACCAACGCGTTTTGCTCGTTTTGATCCTGAAGGGTTAATAAACAAGACTTTTTTTTGGAGTTTTAATGGCATCTATGAAGACCTTCAAGGTTATCTATGGATATCTACTTTTGAAGGCTTGCAACGTATCAATAAAGAAACCCAAGAGGTTTTTACGTTCCCGTATGACCCAATGAAACCGGGAAGTATAAGCCACGAACGAGTTAAGACAGTCTATCAGGATCGTACAGGTGCTTTTTGGATAGGTACTGAGAATGGCGTGAATGTAGCCCATGCAAAAAAATTCCTGACTTACCAGATAACTCCCACCTTACCGTCAGTTTGGCTAAAGGAAAATGAGATTGGTTCACTAGTGGAGGATCACACCGGTATGATTTGGCTGACCAATTCATTGTTTTCCATAAACAAGGAATTGTATCAGTTTGATCCTGAAACAGGCCAGGCTAAACATTTTCCAACCTACCTTTCCCATTCAAGTGAGCGAGCTGCTGGCAATGTATTGTCAGTTTACGAAGATCGTGAAAAAAGACTTTGGGTAGGTACATCAGAAGCTTTGCTACTCCTGGATAGAAATACAAAGAAATTTACCCAGTACTTGACTGATATAACTGTGCAGTGTATTGATGAAGATACATCAGGTATGTTGTGGCTCGGGGGTAACATGGGCATCTCCTCATTTGATCCTGAGTCAAGCCATTTCGAGTATTATCTTTTTGACATAAATGACTCTGCCAGCTTGGCCCCTCAAAGTAACTCCGTAATTCATAGCTTTGATGTAATTGATCTCATCGTCAGTAGTACAGGAGAGATATGGATAGGTTACTTGGGCGCAGGAGTAGATCGCTTTAACTCTCAAACCGGTACATTTACGCACTATTTGCCTGATTCTGATTCACCCAAAGGTAAGCTAAATGATAGAGACTTGAGGGCACTTTACGAAGATAAAGATGGGATCATCTGGATAGGTACTATGCTGGGAGGATTGAACCGCTTTGATCCACTCACCAATAGTTTTGACTATTACACGGAACATGATGGGCTACCCAATAATCATATTGCAAGTATTATAAGCGATAACAATGGCAATTTATGGCTAGGTACAAATCAAGGAATAAGTCGGTTTAACCCTCAAACAAAAGAATTCCGTAATTACGATATCACAGATGGACTGCCTGCCAATCATTTTCAAGGAGGGGATGCATATCGTTGCAACGATAAACTGATGTTTGGAAGTCTCAACGGCTTCACCATATTCTATCCTGATAGTATCAAGAGCAATACGAAAGAACCTCCGGTTTACATCACGAACTTCCAAGTGATGGAAGAAGAAAGAGAAGTTCCCTCACACAGCATCAATCTGCCTTATGATGAAAACTTTATCTCTTTTGACTTTGTAGCACTCAACTATGATGCGCCTGAGAAAAACCAGTATGCCTATATGCTGGAAGGGTTAGATAAAGACTGGGTCCACAGTGATACTCGCCGCTTTGCCAGCTATACCGATCTGGATCCCGGAGAATATACCTTTAGAGTCAGAGCTTCCAATAATGATGGGATCTGGAACGAGGAAGGTACTTTCCTGCAAGTCATCATCCTCCCACCCTGGTGGCAGACCGGCTGGGCTTATGCTTTGTATACTATTTTGGGCTTGGGCCTTTTGTACAGCCTCAGGCAGTACACCGTCAAAAGAGAAAGACTCAAACATGAGCTTAACATACAGCGCCTGGAAGCTGAAAAGATGCATGAGATAGACAGGATGAAAAGCCGGTTCTTTGCCAATATCTCTCATGAGTTCCGTACGCCTCTTACTTTGATTCTCGGCCCTCTGGACAAGCTTTTGACAGAAGCTGATGAATCCAGGAAAGAGCTTTACCAGATGATGGGTCGTAATGCTGCCAGGCTGCTGAACCTGATTAACCAACTACTTGATCTAGCCAAGCTTGAGGCAGGAAGCCTGGAGCTGAACCTTCAGCCTTACGCATTGCTCCCTTTTCTCAAAGGAATTGTCCTTTCTTTTAGCTCACTGGCTGAACGCAAAAATATCAAATATAATTTTCAGTATCCTTTAGAAAACCCAGTCCTGTATATTGATGCGGATAAACTGGAAAAAGTCATCACGAACCTGCTTTCAAATGCCTTTAAGTTTACGCCTACAGGGGGAGAAGTCCTGTTCTCAGCTTTCCTTAAGCAGGAAGAAGGCAAGACAAAAAACTGCCTTCTTGAAATACAGGTAAAGGATTCAGGTATGGGTATTACCGAAGCACAGCAATCCCGGATATTTAACCGCTATTATCAGGCTGACACCACCAAGGAAGAAGGAAGTGGCATAGGCTTATCTTTGGTCAGTGAACTGGTTAATCTGCACCAGGGAAATATATCAGTTGAAAGTGAGCCAGATAATGGCAGTTGTTTTTATGTGACAATACCTCTGGAAAAAGCAGACTTTGAAGAAGTGCAGATCCATGAACATGAAGAACCAATTTCCAAAAAAATTTCAGAAGATACGCTACCCCTTCAAACTACTGAAGACATAGTAGAAGCTCCTCATATTTTGCTGGTAGAAGACAATGAAGATGTGAGAAGTTTCATCAAATATATTTTGCAGGATATGTATCAGGTGAGTTGGGCAGGAGATGGTCAGGAAGGCTTACAGAAAGCAATAGAATATATTCCTGATCTGATCCTGAGTGATGTGATGATGCCTCAGATGGATGGAATCACTTTATGTGAGAAGCTCAGGCAGGAGGAGAAAACTTCGCACATTCCCATCATCATGCTTACGGCCAAAGCCAGTGGTGGTGATAAAATTGAGGGGCTTAAAACCGGAGCGGATGATTATATCATTAAGCCTTTCCAGGCTGAAGAGCTATTGATAAGGATAGAGAACCTGATTACGAGCCGACAACAGTTGAGAGAACAATTAGCCGACAGGTTAGCCTGGAGCCCATGTCTTTGA